The Pelagibacterium halotolerans B2 genome has a segment encoding these proteins:
- a CDS encoding peptidoglycan D,D-transpeptidase FtsI family protein yields the protein MSTITPETISIDGTRKTRGNLTGARIRWAMAFVLIVFSVMLGRLIWLGNVELDTTIEGQTRDAIMASRPAILDRNGLELAVDIRVPSLFAEPRRILDVDEAADAILTVLPNLDSAWLRDRLTGDQGFVWVARELTPAQRDRIMRLGIPGLDFLEESKRFYPGGTVAAHVMGAVNIDNVGIAGVEKHLDDDNLALLQNLGLARDSALTPVNLAIDLRVQSILHEELVGSLERYQAIAAGGAIMDVRTGEIIAMASIPDFDPNNPGTMLEEGRFNRLTAAKFEVGSIFKPITFAAALDSGAAQLTDTVDARFGVRFGRYTIEDFHGEYRVLTVPEVFRYSSNIGTIKIMQALGKDNFRAFLTRIGLDGAPDIELPEVTRSSIPASFSEVGAATASFGHGLSVTPLQMLTATAALVNGGHLMDATLFPRTQEDALAGSTQVISQQTSDYMRYLMRMNGVIGSGSTGNRIAEGYRWGGKTGTAEKVVDGRYSSSLVTAFFASAFPLDDPRYALIIFVDEPKAENAQSGRTAGWNAGQMSARIVKRIAPMLGIQPIMGPQIDAQLVPVQLRNGAEFTGF from the coding sequence ATGAGCACAATCACCCCGGAAACGATTTCCATCGACGGCACGCGCAAGACGCGGGGCAACCTGACCGGTGCGCGGATTCGCTGGGCCATGGCTTTCGTCCTGATCGTCTTCTCGGTGATGCTGGGGCGCTTGATCTGGCTGGGCAATGTCGAACTCGACACCACCATCGAGGGCCAGACGCGCGACGCGATCATGGCATCGCGTCCGGCGATCCTCGACCGGAATGGATTGGAGCTGGCCGTCGATATCCGTGTGCCTTCGCTTTTTGCCGAGCCGCGGCGGATACTCGATGTCGATGAAGCTGCCGACGCTATCCTTACGGTCTTGCCCAATCTGGACAGCGCCTGGCTGCGCGACCGGCTGACGGGGGATCAGGGCTTTGTGTGGGTGGCGCGAGAATTGACCCCCGCGCAGCGCGACCGGATTATGCGGTTGGGCATTCCCGGGCTCGATTTTCTCGAGGAAAGCAAGCGGTTCTATCCTGGCGGCACTGTGGCTGCCCATGTGATGGGCGCGGTCAATATCGACAATGTCGGGATCGCCGGCGTCGAAAAGCATCTCGATGACGACAATCTTGCCCTGCTGCAAAATCTCGGACTTGCCCGCGACAGCGCCCTGACCCCCGTCAATCTGGCAATCGACCTGCGTGTGCAGAGCATCCTGCACGAGGAACTGGTGGGCTCGCTCGAACGCTATCAGGCGATTGCCGCTGGCGGAGCAATCATGGACGTGCGGACCGGCGAGATCATCGCCATGGCCTCCATTCCCGATTTCGATCCCAACAATCCCGGGACCATGCTCGAGGAGGGGCGCTTCAACCGGCTGACTGCGGCAAAGTTCGAGGTGGGCTCGATCTTCAAGCCAATCACCTTTGCTGCCGCCCTGGATTCGGGCGCGGCGCAACTCACCGATACCGTGGACGCCCGGTTCGGGGTGCGTTTCGGGCGGTACACAATTGAGGATTTCCACGGGGAATACCGCGTTCTGACGGTGCCCGAGGTGTTCCGCTATTCCTCCAATATCGGCACCATCAAGATCATGCAGGCTCTGGGCAAGGATAATTTCCGGGCCTTCCTGACGCGGATCGGGCTGGACGGTGCTCCCGATATCGAGCTTCCAGAAGTCACGAGATCGAGCATTCCGGCGAGCTTTTCGGAAGTTGGGGCTGCCACCGCATCCTTCGGGCACGGGCTGAGCGTCACGCCGCTGCAGATGCTGACCGCAACCGCGGCGCTGGTGAATGGCGGTCATCTGATGGATGCGACGCTGTTCCCGCGTACCCAGGAGGATGCGCTGGCGGGGTCGACGCAGGTCATTTCCCAGCAGACCAGCGACTATATGCGCTATCTGATGCGGATGAACGGGGTGATCGGCTCGGGCAGCACCGGCAACAGAATTGCCGAGGGCTATCGCTGGGGCGGCAAGACGGGCACCGCGGAAAAGGTCGTGGACGGACGATATTCGAGCAGCCTGGTCACGGCCTTTTTTGCCTCTGCCTTTCCGCTCGATGATCCTAGATATGCCCTGATTATTTTTGTAGATGAACCCAAGGCAGAAAATGCGCAATCGGGCCGTACCGCGGGTTGGAATGCGGGGCAGATGTCGGCTCGGATCGTCAAGCGCATAGCGCCGATGCTGGGCATCCAACCCATTATGGGGCCGCAAATCGATGCGCAACTGGTTCCGGTCCAGCTCCGTAACGGGGCCGAATTTACCGGGTTCTGA
- the ftsL gene encoding cell division protein FtsL: protein MSRFLQRLNIVLGVIAVIAVVAVYSQKHMAELTAEKIGRIESAIAQQQADLSILKADWAYLNQPTHIQPIVDRHNDVLNLQVAEAKQFGSFADLPMRPQQRLDTESLDALFETVEAGEDPIGSLLEGLL from the coding sequence ATGAGCAGGTTCCTCCAGCGCCTCAACATCGTTCTCGGCGTCATCGCGGTCATTGCGGTTGTCGCCGTCTATTCGCAAAAGCACATGGCCGAACTGACCGCTGAGAAGATCGGGCGTATCGAAAGCGCTATCGCCCAGCAGCAGGCCGACCTTTCGATCCTCAAGGCCGATTGGGCCTATCTCAACCAGCCGACGCATATTCAGCCGATCGTCGACCGGCATAACGACGTGCTCAACCTGCAGGTCGCCGAGGCAAAGCAGTTCGGCAGCTTTGCCGATTTGCCCATGCGACCGCAGCAAAGGCTCGACACAGAATCTCTCGACGCGCTGTTTGAAACCGTTGAGGCGGGCGAAGATCCGATCGGTTCCCTCCTGGAGGGCCTGTTATGA
- the rsmH gene encoding 16S rRNA (cytosine(1402)-N(4))-methyltransferase RsmH produces MGEPQSSHESVLLSEVLDALAPLDGARIVDGTFGAGGYSRALLKEGARVIGIDRDPTVAPFVDALTREFPGRFAFVAGPFSELDALAGERQVDGVVLDIGVSSMQLDQAERGFSFMRSGPLDMRMGREGETAADLVNTLSETDLGNLIFAFGEERASRRIAKAIVAARETAPITDTLELAQLIEKTVGRKPGAPHPATRTFQGLRIAVNGEFDQLVGALFAAERILPEGGRLAVVTFHSLEDRIVKRFFDQTKTAAPRSRHLPYSAPVEACWAPVRKAVRAGSAELGRNPRARSATLRSGVRTSIAARPEQAAGLGVPGFRRGAA; encoded by the coding sequence ATGGGCGAGCCACAATCCTCCCATGAATCGGTGTTGCTGAGCGAAGTGCTCGACGCGCTTGCGCCGCTCGATGGCGCGCGCATAGTCGATGGCACGTTCGGGGCAGGCGGGTATTCGCGTGCGCTGCTCAAAGAGGGTGCGCGGGTGATCGGGATCGATCGCGATCCGACGGTGGCGCCGTTTGTTGATGCGCTCACGAGGGAATTTCCAGGCCGCTTCGCATTTGTTGCCGGCCCGTTTTCCGAGCTCGACGCGCTGGCTGGTGAACGGCAGGTCGACGGCGTGGTGCTCGATATCGGGGTGAGCTCGATGCAGCTCGACCAAGCCGAGCGCGGCTTCTCGTTCATGCGATCCGGTCCGCTCGACATGCGGATGGGACGAGAGGGCGAAACGGCTGCCGATCTGGTCAACACGCTGAGCGAAACCGATCTTGGCAATCTGATCTTTGCGTTTGGCGAGGAGCGGGCTTCGCGCCGCATTGCCAAGGCAATCGTTGCGGCACGCGAAACCGCGCCGATCACCGACACACTCGAGCTGGCGCAACTGATCGAAAAGACCGTCGGGCGCAAGCCGGGTGCGCCGCATCCGGCGACGCGAACGTTCCAGGGATTGCGGATTGCGGTCAATGGTGAGTTCGACCAACTGGTCGGCGCGCTCTTTGCCGCCGAACGTATTCTTCCCGAGGGCGGGCGGTTGGCGGTGGTAACCTTCCATTCGCTGGAAGACCGCATCGTCAAGCGCTTTTTCGACCAGACCAAGACGGCGGCGCCCCGATCGCGGCACCTGCCGTATTCGGCGCCTGTCGAGGCGTGCTGGGCGCCGGTTCGCAAAGCGGTGAGGGCGGGTTCTGCAGAACTGGGGCGCAACCCCCGTGCGCGGTCTGCCACCCTGCGCAGCGGAGTGCGGACATCGATCGCCGCACGACCCGAACAGGCGGCAGGGCTCGGTGTTCCCGGGTTCAGGCGGGGCGCGGCATGA
- a CDS encoding J domain-containing protein: protein MSLWQQIAALLGSFSQGTGLAGGIASIFDPDNWMPGGREAAFTMSIIALSAKMAVADGVVSRREVNTFHTLVDIPEGADAHVDRFFALAQQDVAGFDSYARKVRKLFADSPATLEHVLDALFEIATADGFVHGDEMAYLEAVSEIFGFDSVRFEQIASQHVLLPTGHRDPYAVLGLAPDVTDDELRRTYRRLVAEHHPDRMIAKGVPEELMGLASAKMASINTAYRDVTRARGTRPALASTQST from the coding sequence CTCGCAAGGGACAGGGCTGGCAGGCGGCATAGCCAGCATTTTCGACCCCGACAACTGGATGCCGGGCGGCCGGGAAGCCGCGTTCACCATGTCGATCATCGCGCTATCGGCCAAGATGGCCGTCGCCGATGGCGTTGTGAGCCGGCGCGAGGTCAACACCTTCCATACGCTTGTCGATATTCCTGAGGGCGCGGACGCGCATGTGGATCGGTTCTTCGCTCTCGCCCAGCAGGACGTCGCCGGGTTCGACAGCTATGCGCGCAAGGTGCGCAAACTGTTTGCCGACAGCCCGGCAACACTGGAGCATGTGCTGGACGCATTGTTCGAGATTGCGACGGCGGACGGGTTCGTGCATGGCGACGAGATGGCCTATCTTGAGGCGGTGAGCGAGATTTTCGGCTTTGATTCGGTTCGCTTCGAGCAGATCGCCTCCCAGCACGTTCTGCTCCCGACGGGGCATCGCGATCCCTATGCGGTGCTGGGACTGGCCCCAGACGTCACCGATGACGAGTTGCGCCGTACCTATCGGCGGCTGGTGGCCGAGCATCATCCGGACCGGATGATCGCCAAGGGCGTGCCCGAGGAATTGATGGGGCTGGCGTCGGCAAAAATGGCGTCGATCAACACGGCCTACCGCGATGTAACCCGTGCGCGCGGCACACGGCCGGCACTGGCCTCCACTCAATCGACTTGA